A stretch of the Gossypium hirsutum isolate 1008001.06 chromosome D07, Gossypium_hirsutum_v2.1, whole genome shotgun sequence genome encodes the following:
- the LOC107958620 gene encoding casein kinase 1-like protein 9, translating into MDNVIGGKFKLGRKIGSGSFGELYLGVNVQTKEEVAVKLESAKTKHPQLHYESKLYMLLQGGTGIPHLKWFGIEADYNVMVIDLLGPSLEDLFNYCNRKLSLKTLLMLAIS; encoded by the exons ATGGATAATGTGATTGGTGGTAAGTTCAAGCTTGGAAGAAAGATTGGCAGTGGCTCTTTTGGAGAGCTTTATTTAG GGGTAAATGTGCAAACTAAAGAGGAAGTTGCTGTCAAACTG GAATCTGCAAAGACCAAGCATCCACAGCTTCATTACGAGTCAAAGTTGTATATGCTTCTTCAAGGAGGAA CGGGTATTCCACACCTTAAGTGGTTCGGAATTGAGGCAGATTACAATGTTATGGTAATTGACCTTCTTGGACCTAGTTTGGAAGATTTGTTCAACTACTGCAACCGGAAACTTTCGTTAAAGACGCTGTTGATGCTTGCTATCAGTTA a